DNA from Mycolicibacterium alvei:
CACCCGGCCAGTGGCCGGTCGAGCGAGCCAACGCGTGGTATCAGGCGCAGGGCTGGTTGGTCGGCACCAACTTCATCACCTCGAACGCGATCAACCAGATTGAGATGTTTGCTCCCGGTACCTACGACGCGCGGCGCGTCGACAGTGAACTGGGAGCGTGCCGGCTACTCGGGTTCAACACGGTGCGCGTGTTCCTGCACGATCTGCTGTGGGCGCAGGACCGCGCCGGATTCCAAAGCAGACTGGCCCAATTCGTCGGGATCGCGGCCCGTCAGGGCATCAAGCCGCTGTTCGTGTTCTTCGACTCATGTTGGGATCCCCACCCCCAGGTCGGTGCGCAGCGGGCACCGACGCCGGGGGTGCACAACTCGGGATGGGTGCAGAGCCCTGGGGCCCAACGCATCGACGACGCCCGCTACCGCCCCGTGCTGCGCGACTACGTGGTCGGGGTGATGAGCCAATTCCGCAATGACAACCGGGTCCTGGGCTGGGATCTGTGGAACGAGCCGGACAACCCGGCCAAGCAGTACCGCAAGACCGAACGCAAGGACAAGATCGACGCCGTCGGAGGGCTGCTGCCCCAGGTGTTCGGCTGGGCGCGCTCGGTCAACGCCGTGCAGCCGTTGACCAGTGGTGTGTGGCAGG
Protein-coding regions in this window:
- a CDS encoding glycoside hydrolase 5 family protein, with amino-acid sequence MHRRTALKIPLVLAAAAALPQALAPLPVIPRATAAPGQWPVERANAWYQAQGWLVGTNFITSNAINQIEMFAPGTYDARRVDSELGACRLLGFNTVRVFLHDLLWAQDRAGFQSRLAQFVGIAARQGIKPLFVFFDSCWDPHPQVGAQRAPTPGVHNSGWVQSPGAQRIDDARYRPVLRDYVVGVMSQFRNDNRVLGWDLWNEPDNPAKQYRKTERKDKIDAVGGLLPQVFGWARSVNAVQPLTSGVWQGNWDRGSRSEMDNFQLDNSDVISFHSYAGPAEFEARIAELAPLGRPILCTEYLARDQGSTVEGVLPVAKRHNVGAYSWGMVAGKTQTYFPWDSWDKPYTKVPNVWFSDLLRPDGRPYKESEYQAFRKLTTRV